Genomic DNA from Planktomarina temperata RCA23:
ACAAAGGTCGTGCCCAGATCGGCGCAGGTCTGCAAGATTCCCAATTCCGGCGTGCGCGTCGAGAGGGAATATTCCGACTGAAGCGCCGCCACGGGATGCACGGCATGGGCCGCTCTGAGGGAGGTGGGAGAAATTTCTGAATAGCCAAAACCACCGATTTTGCCTAATTTTATGAAGCCTGCGAGGGTTTCAGTGACCTCTTCAATGGGCACAGACGGATCGCGGCGGTGGATATAATACAGATCAATGCACTCCACCCCAAGACGCTCAAGGCTATTGTCCAATTGCTCTGTCAGATAGGCCGCTTCATTGTTGAACAAGCGGTTTGGATCTTTGCGATCTGTTATTCCGCCCTTGCTGGCGATGTGAAAAAACGATCGTGCTTGCGGGTTTTCTGCCAAATAGGCACCGATATGACGCTCTGAACCGCCCATGCCATAAACGCTGGCCGTGTCGATATGGCTCACGCCCTGATCTCGCGCGGCATCTAGGATGGCAAATACCTCTTCGCGGCTCACCTCACCGTAGAAGTTGGAAAACGACATGGCGCCGATGCCCAGCCGTGAGGTCGTGGCGCCACTGTGGGGAAAGCTACGGTTTTTCATTCGGGAAATCCTTTTCAATGGCCGCAATGGCCTGCGCAATCGCGGCGCTGAGAGTCAGATCAGACGTATCAATCAGCACCGCATCCTGTGCGGCCACCATCGGGGCCGTGGCACGGGAGCTGTCGCGGGCATCGCGCGCGATGACATCCTGTAAAACCTGCTCAAATGTGGTCTCGGCACCGCTGGCCAGAAGCTCTTTGAAGCGCCGCTCGGCGCGCACTTCAGCAGCGGCGGTGACAAAAAGCTTGACCTCAGCTTGCGGCACAATCACGGTCCCAATGTCGCGCCCGTCCAAAACTGCGCCGCCCTCCCGGCGGGCAAAGCGGCGCTGAAACTCCAGCAATTCCGCCCGCACCTCGGGCATCACGGCCACATCAGAGGCCGCCCTTGCCACCTCTGCGCTGCGCAGACTGTCGCCTTGCAAATCATCCGCCGTGAGGTTTTGCGCCGCGCGCAAAGGATCGGAGCCGGTCAACACCTGCGCCCCAACGGCCCGGTACAAAAGCCCCGTGTCCAAATGCGCCAAGTCAAAATGCGCCGCAATCGCACGGCTGATCGAGCCTTTTCCAGCGGCAGCCGGCCCATCAATGGCGATGGTGAAGGCGGCGCTTGCGCACGATGGCTTGCGCGGAGTTGACTTGGCCTGCTCTGCGCTCATTCGGAGGTCCGCGCGATAGAAGCACCCAATGCTGCCATCAATGGCTCAAAAATCGGAAATGACGTGGCCACCGGACCGCCATCATCAATCGACATGCCCTCACGCGCACCCATGCCCAGGATCAAAAACGACATCGCAATGCGGTGATCGAGATGCGTTGCGGCCAGAGCGCCGCCTTTGACCGCGCCGCCCAGCCCATGCACATGCCACCAATCGGGACCGTCTTGCACCGTGACCCCCGCCGCACGCAGCCCGGTCGCCATAGCTTCGATCCGGTCACTTTCTTTGACGCGCAGCTCTTTGACACCGTGCATCCGGGTCACGCCATGGGCAAAACTCGCCACCACTGACAAAATTGGATATTCGTCAATCATAGAGGCAGCCCGCTCCGGCGGCACCGCGATCCCCTGCATATCGGGAGAATATTTCGCACGCAGATCGGCCACAGGCTCGCCACCTTCCTCGCGCATATTCTCAAATGTCAGATCGGCACCCATCTCTTGCAAAGTGTAGAACAGACCGGCTCGGGTGGGATTGAGGCCAATATTGGGCACTAAGACGTCAGAACCTTCTACGATCAAAGCGGCACAGACCGGGAAGGCCGCCGACGAAGGATCACGCGGCACAATGATATCCTGCGGGCGCAATTCCGGCTGGCCCGTGAGGGTGATCACCCGGCCCGCATCGGTCTGCTCCACCGTCAACTCGGCGCCAAACCCCACCAGCATCCGTTCGGTGTGGTCGCGCGTGGCCTCTTTTTCAATGACAACCGTTTGGCCCGGCGCATTCAAACCCGCCAAAAGCACCGCCGATTTCACCTGCGCAGAGGGCATCGGCACCTCATATCGCACCGGCAAAGCCTGTGCGGCCCCGATAAGTGTGAGCGGCAAGCGCCCCTCAGAGCGGCCATAGGACTGCGCGCCAAAGAGTGCCAAAGGATCCGTCACCCGGCCCATTGGGCGTTTGTTCAAACTGCCATCACCCGTAAAGGTGGCAGCGATTGGAGAGGTAGCCATAGCCCCCATGATCAGACGCACCCCGGTGCCGGAGTTGCCGCAGTCAATCACATGATCGGGCTCGGCAAAACCGCCCACACCCACCCCATGCACCGACCAGGCGCCGCCACCGTGGTTGATGACCTCAGCGCCAAAGGCCTGCATGGCCTTGCCGGTGTCGAGCACATCATCACCTTCAAGCAACCCTTGAATGCGTGTCTCCCCAAGGCTCAGCGCCCCTAGGATCAGCGAGCGATGTGAGATCGATTTGTCCCCCGGCACATCCGCTTGGCCCCGCAACGGGCCAGATTTATGCGATGTCATTGGAAGTGCTGCGCCATGGCCTGACATATTCGTCCCCTCATAAGTTGACAAAGTGATAGCGCCCTAGCCAAGCGAGGTCCACTGCTGAGCGCGGGTCTATTTAGGATTTTTGGAACGTTAGGTAATGCGGCCGGCGGGCTTCGCGCAGGGCCTTTTGCTCATAACGCGTTGAGATCCAATCGTGCCAAGGCATGCGCCAATCCTCTGGTCCTTCTGCCAGCCAGTCAAAGCCCGCCTTTGGCACTTCTTGCAAAGTTTGGCGCACATAATCCTCAATATCCGTGGCCACGCGAAACTCAGCACCCGCCATCAGGCAGCGGCTCAGGGGCTCGAGATGCTCTGGCGTGACAAAGCGCCGACGATGGTGGCGCAGTTTGGGCCAAGGGTCGGGATAGAGCAAAAAGGCCTTACTCACGCTTCCGTCGGGTAAAACATCCATCAGATCGCGGGCGTCGCCCATGTGCAATTTGATATTCCGAACGCCAGCCTTGCGCATTTTTCCGAGCAACATGGCCACACCGTTGACATAGGGTTCCACCCCAAGAAATTGAACCTCGGGATTGGCCAAGGCTTGATGCACCAGATGCTCGCCGCCACCAAACCCGATCTCCAGCCACAGTGGCTTGCCTGCCGCGACCTGCTGCATGTCGAGCAGGTGCCGCTCGGGATTATCTGCGCGGGAGATCCCGGCGACGCTGAGCTTGGGCAAGTCTTCTTGCAGGTAACGCTCTTGCGCAGCATTGAGCGCTTTGCCTTTGATGCGCCCATAAAAATTTCGATGTTCCATGGCCAGTCTTTCACAAAAAAGGGTGCGCCCAAGCACACCCAATTCGTCAGTGATCAGGGCCCGCTTGCGCGCCCCTGCGCCTACACGGCTTTTTTCAGCGCTTCAACCAGGTCAGTTTTCTCCCAGCTAAAGCCGCCATCGGCCTCAGGCGCCCGGCCAAAGTGCCCATAGGCTGCCGTTCGCTGATATATCGGCTTATTCAGGCCCAAATGCTCGCGAATGCCGCGCGGCGTGAGGTCCATAGATTGCGCAACCGCCCGTTCGATCGCCTCCTCAGCCAATTGTCCAGTGCCGTAGGTGTCCACGTAGATCGACAAAGGTTTAGACACGCCGATGGCATAGGACAGTTGCAGGCTACAGCGTTCGGCCATGCCGGCTGCCACGATATTTTTGGCCAAATAGCGCGCCGCATAGGCCGCCGAACGGTCCACCTTGGTGGGATCCTTGCCAGAGAAGGCGCCGCCGCCATGGGGCGCGGCACCGCCATAGGTATCCACAATAATCTTGCGTCCCGTCAAACCTGCATCGCCGTCAGGGCCACCAATCACAAAGGTCCCCGTTGGGTTGACCCACCATTCGGTGTTCGCTGTGAGCCATTCGGCCGGCACGACCTCGCGGATATAGGGCTCAACAATGCCACGAATATAGGCGCTGTCTTGATCTTCTGAGCGGTGTTGCGTCGACAAGACAATCGACATGATCTCAACAGGTTTCCCGTTCTCATAGCGCAAAGACAATTGTGACTTGGCATCTGGCCCAAGATCTGGCGCGCTGCCGTCTTTACGCACCTCGGCCAACCGCCGCAGAATCGCATGGGAATATTGAATGGGCGCGGGCATGAGCTCTGGGGTCTCTGTGGTGGCATAGCCAAACATGATCCCTTGATCACCGGCCCCCTCATCCTTATCAGCGCCGGCATCCACACCTTGGGCAATATGGGCCGATTGCTCATGCAAAAGGTTGGTGACTTCAACCGTTTTCCAATGAAATTTGTCTTGCTCATAGCCGATGTCTTTGATGCAATCTCGCGCGATTTGCTCGATCTGCCCCATGTGGTGCGAGAGTTTTGCTTTGTCACTCAAGCCCACTTCGCCGCCAATAACAATGCGATTTGTGGTGGCAAATGTTTCAGCGGCCACCCGCGCCTCTGGTTCTTCGGTTAAAAAAGCGTCAAGTACAGCGTCGGAAATTCGGTCGCATAGTTTATCAGGATGACCTTCAGAAACGGATTCTGAGGTGAAAATATAATTTGATCGTGCCATGGGGAGTGCTCCAATAAAATGTAAGCTGCGCCAGGAAGCCGTTGCAGCTAGGACTTCCTAGAAGTCCCGCCTCCAGGCGTCAATGATAATTTAACCCGCCTACGTAAAAAAGCCACCAGCACCAACATTCCGACAAGGATCAACACCCCAAGCCAAGGATTTTTCGCATAAAAAGTCGCAGTGCGGGGCTTGGGGATAGGTGCATCCAGCGCCCCGCGCTCATGGAGATCCAACCGCGCCTCAGAGCGCCCCCAAGGATCAATCACAGCGGTGACACCACGATTGGCCACACGCAGCATCGGCAGACCCAACTCGATGGCGCGGGCGCGCGCCTGGGCAAAATGCTGCGCCGGGCCCTGCCCCTGGCCAAACCATCCATCATTGGTAATCAACACCAAAAGATCGGGGCGCGCCGCCCCGCGTCCCACAAATTGCGGAAAAATCCCCTCATAGCAGATCAGCGGCTGGAGCCGGCCGATCCCTTCAATATCAATATGCGCCGGGCCACTGCCGGCGGAAAATTCCGGAAAATCATAGCCAAAGACCCGAGCCAAATGTCCAAGGGGTATATATTCCCCGAAGGGCACCAAACGGCTCTTGTGATATTCACTCTTCACCTCCCCTTGCGGGCTTACCACGCCCAGGGTGTTGAAATACTGGCCCGCCGGATTGTGGCTTTGATAGCCAACCACAACATGCGCCCCCTGCGCCGCGGCGGCAATATCTGACCGGGCCCAGTCTATCGGCTTATAGACCGAGGTTTCGGGCCAGATGATTAGATCAACCGATGGCCCCGCCTGCGTGAGCGATAAATGCCTTTGATAGATTTCTTCCGTGTTTTCGGGGTTCCATTTGTTTTCCTGTGCCACATTGGGATGTATCAAACGCACCACCGGCCGGCCCTCATCATCAGGGCTTTTGCCCATCTCCAGCCCAGGCACAAAGGGCAAAGAGACAGTCGCGATCAAAACAACCCATCGCGCCGTCGCCCCCCCCCAGGCGATCAGCGCCGCCAAGACCAGGGTCAAAAGACTCATGCCATGGGGCCCAATCATAGCAGCCAATTGATAGGCGGGCGTGTCAATCCACACATAGCCCAGCAAGGCCCAAGGAAACCCGGTGAATAGGTAGGCGCGCGCAAGTTCAGCGGACAATAGCGCAAGACAGATCCAAAGCCCCACGCGCCCGCGCGCCAGAGCAAAAGCACCCCCCCAAAACAGCGCCAAGCCGCCCGCCATGGCCAGCAAGGCAAAGGGGGCCATCCATGCGGTGCCCCGGCCTTCTACCAAGAAGGGCTCCAAAATCCAGGCCAAGGACACCAAAAAATAGCCAAACCCGAGGCTCCACCCGCGCAGGAAATAAGGCAGCGAGGTCTCCGGGCGGATGATCCAAAATCCAAAGGCCAGCCCGACGAGCGTGAGCGCCGGTTGATCCACAGGGGCCTGCCCCAGGCCCGCAAGCCCGCCGGCCACAACAATCAAGGCCCATTGCCCCCATGCCGGCGCTTGCGCCCAAAGCCTATGAGGTGCTGATGGCTCGAACATGGGCTCTCAGCCTTTTGATCCGCCGCGGGTCTGCATCGACGATTTCAAACTCCACGCCAGCCGGGTGTTCGATGACCTCGCCCCGCGCGGGCACGCGGCCCAATAGCATAAAGACCAACCCGCCCAGCGTGTCGACCTCTTCGGGATCCACTTCTGCGACCTCAGACAGATCTCGACCAATTTCCTGCTGAAACTCGTCCAAAGGTGTTTTGGCCTGCGCCAGGTAACTGCCTGGTTTTTCAACAACCCAAAAGGCACCCTCAGCAGGATCATGCTCATCCTCAATCTCGCCAATCACCTGTTCGATCAAATCTTCAATGGTCACCAGCCCATCCGTGCCACCATATTCATCAATCACCAGGGCCATGTGAATTCGGTCGGCCTGCATTTTGGTGAGCAATATGCCAATCGGCATAGAGGGCGGCACAAACAGCAAGGGCCGCAGCATGGACTTAAGCGCCAAACGCCCGCCAGCGCCGTTAAACCCGTGTTTGAGAGCCAGATCTTTCAAATGCACAAAGCCAAGGGGTGTATCCAGGGTTCGATTGTACACGGGCAAACGTGTTAAGCCGGTGTCTCTAAACACATGGACCAAATCTTCTTTGGTGATGGTCACAGGAACAGATTTAATATCCGCCTTGGGCACCATCACATCTTCCACCCGCAATTGCCGCAGGTTCCAGATGCCGGGGATAATTTCCTCCCCCTCGGGCCGGGAAAATTCAGAGCTGTCCATCTGTGGCAGAGAACCACCAAAGAAGGCCCATTTTAAGCGATCCCAAAAGCCCAGCGCCTGTGTCTGTCTACTCGAGGGGTCTTCGGCGGTCTCAGAGCCGCCGGTCGTGTCATCACTGTGTGGCATATCACCAATCATTGGGTTGCGTCATTCACTTCATAAGGGTTGGAAATGCCAAGGCTTGCAAGCATTTTGATTTCAAGGCCTTCCATCACATCAGCATCTGCATCGTCTATGTGATCATAACCCAGAAGATGCAATGTCCCATGTAGTAAAAGATGGGTCAGGTGATCGAGAATTGCAAGCCCAGCCTGCTGCGATTCGCGCAAACAGGTCTCATAGGCGATGGCGATATCACCCAATTCAGGGTCCGTCGCCGGTTTGGGCTGGCCTCCCGGCTTGTGCCCCGACAAATCGGCCGAGGGCCAAGACAGCACATTTGTTGGCTGCGGCTTGCCACGGAAATCTTGGTTCAGCTGGGCAATCTGCGCATCATCACAGGCCATCACCACCGCGCTGCTCTGCGCTGGTAGCGCTAGATATTGCGGTATGACCGCGCCCAGTTTCGTGCCAATCGTCGCCAATTCTTGCGCCTGCCAGCGGGCATCTTCCAAAATGAACTCAAAGCTCAGGCTCATGCGCCATCCGCGTCATAGGCCTCAATAATCGCCGCCACCAACGGATGACGCACCACGTCTTTTGAGGTGAAATAATTGAAGCTGATTTTCGGAATATCCGACAGCAAACGTTCCGCATCGGCCAGCCCCGACTGAACACCACGCGGCAAATCAATCTGCGTGCGGTCGCCTGTGATCACCATGCGGCTTCCCTCCCCCAGACGGGTCAGGAACATCTTCATCTGCATTGAGGTGGCGTTTTGCGCTTCGTCCAGCACCACAAAGGCATTCGCCAAGGTTCGGCCGCGCATGAAGGCCAGAGGGGCAATCTCAATGGCCTTATCTTCCATCAATTTCGCCATTTGTTTGGCCGGTAAAAAGTCATTCAACGCATCATAGAGCGGCTGCATATAAGGATCGACTTTTTCCTTCATATCACCCGGTAAAAACCCCAAACGCTCCCCGGCTTCCACCGCAGGGCGTGACAGGATAATCTTATCCACGCGCCCTGTGATAAACATCGACACGCCCACGGCGACGGCCAGATAGGTCTTTCCGGTCCCGGCCGGCCCAATACCAAACGACAGCTCGTTTTTGAACAAAGCCTCAACATAGGCCTTTTGCGCCTCTGTGCGTGGTTCAACCAATTTCTTTCGAGTTTTAATTTCCACCGCACCGCTACGGAACATTTCCATCTGCTGATCGGCGCGGCCTGCGTCTCCCCCGACCATGTTCATCCTAAGTTCGGCGGTCACATCCGCGGGCGTCACAGGCCGCCCCTGTTCCAGCCGAGTATAGAGCGATTGCAAAATCGCGGATGCCTGCGCCGCCCCATCCGCATCGCCAACCAAAAGCAACAGATTGCCCCGACGCACAATTTGGATGGCGTGATGCGTCTCTATTGTGGTGAGATTGCGATCAAATTCCCCGCAGAGCTCCGCCAAAAGACGGTTATTGGGAAATTCAATCCGGGATTCGTTTTGTGCAGCGATGGCTGTTACGGCGTCTTCTGCCAATGAGGTCCCCTAAATAGGTTTTGCGTTTGTCTCAGACTATAGCGCGATTCTCGCAAGAGAAAGGCCCAGCGCAAACAAAATACACAAAAGAAGAGATCATGCGCGCGGGCGCGCGGGCGCGCTCAAAACCTGCCCTTTCAGCGAGTTTGTCATATCCTTGAGGATCTGCACTGTAATGACTTGCCCAATCATGTCATCGGGCGCCACGGCATGAACCGCGTGGAGATACTCGGATTTGCCGATCAACTGCCCCTCGCGGCGGCCTTTCTTTTCAAACAGAACCTTCACCTCGCGCCCCACCATATCGGCCTGGGCGGCGCGTTGCTGTTCGGTCAAGAGCGCTTGCAGCTCTTGCAGACGGGCCGAGGCCACTTCGGGCGGCACTTCGGCGCGTTCTGCCGCGGGCGTTCCGGGGCGGGCGGAATATTTGAAGGAATAGGCCTGCCCGTAGCCCACTCGACGCACGAGATCCAACGTATCTTGAAAGTCTTGGTCCGTTTCGCCAGGGAAGCCAACAATGAAATCCCCCGACAAGAGCAAATCAGGGCGGGCGCTGCGGATACGGTCGACCAATGCAAAATAGCTTTCGCGCGTATGTTTGCGGTTCATGGCCTTCAAAATGCGATCACTGCCAGATTGCACCGGAAGATGCAGATAAGGCATCAGCTTGTCACATGTGCCATGAGCCTCAATCAGTGCATCATCCATGTCATTGGGATGGCTGGTGGTAAAGCGAATACGTTCCAGCTGGTCAATTTCTGACAATTGCCAAATCAAGCCGGCCAAACCGCCCGCATGACCGTGATAGGCATTCACATTCTGGCCGAGCAGTGTGATTTCGCGCACGCCGCGCGCCACCAAATCGGCGGCCTCGGCCATGACGCGCTCTGCTGGGCGGCTCACCTCGGCGCCGCGCGTGTAGGGCACAACGCAAAAGGCGCAAAATTTATCACAGCCTTCTTGCACCGTCAAAAACGCGGTGGGGCCGCGTTTGGCCTTGGGCCGGCTGGCGAGATGGTCAAACTTATCTTCCTCGGGAAACTCCGTATCCAAAGCGCGCTTGCCGCTTTGCACCCGCGCCTCCATCTGCGGCAATTTATGATAGGATTGCGGGCCCACCACCAAATCAACCATCGGCTGCCGGCGAATAATTTCCGCCCCTTCCGCCTGTGCCACGCAGCCAGCGACGCCAATTTTCAACCCCGGCTTTGCGGTTTTCAATCCACGAAACTTGCCCAATTCCGAATAGATCTTCTCGGCGGCCTTCTCGCGAATATGGCAGGTATTGAGCAAGATCATATCGGCATCATCGGCTGTATCTGTCTGCACATAGCCCTGGGCGCCAAGGGTTTCGGCCATCCGCTCGCTGTCATAGACATTCATTTGACAGCCATATGTCTTGATAAACAGCTTTTTGGTATCGGCCATGGTCAAATCCTTTTTCGGCAGGGCATGCGTGCGGCGCTGATACCGCGTGAATTCCTCCCTTGCAATGCGTGTGAATTTAAGGGATTTTATCGCAAAATTTTATTTAGGCAATTTCATGCAGTTCCCAACGCTGAAGACGTATTTAAACTGGGCCAAAGCCCATGCGCCCAAAGGCCCTTTTGCTTTTATATTTGCACAAGACGATATCGAGCTGACCCATACAGTCGCCCATCATATCAAATTAGGGTTCCGTCAGACGGTGGTGCTGGCCGATGTTCCATTTACCCGCCCCGCAGATCTGCCGGCTGAAGTGACCTTCATTGCGCGGGCTGCAAAATCCTCCTCCGATATCAGCCAAGAGATGAATGCCATCATCTCCGCCCTGCCCCAACAATGGATTTATTGCGGCTACAATGGCGAATATTTATTTTATCCATTTTGCGAATCCCGCAGCATTGGGGAGATCATCGCCTTCAACACCGAAGAGCGCCGCAAAACGATCGCCACGACTGTGGTGGACCTCTATGCGGGGCATTTGGGACACAGCCCGCATGGGGTGGATGTCACAAACGCCTATTTCGATCGGCTTGGGTATTACGCAGAAACCCGGCGGGATGCCGAACACAGGCCGCTTGAGCAGCAACTCAATATCTACGGCGGCTTGCGGTGGCGCTTTGAGGAGCATGTTCCATGGCACAAAAGGCGCATTGATCGCGTGGCTCTTTTTCAAAGCCTGCGTGGGTTAAAATTCCAGCCTGATTTCACCTTCAACCTACCAGAGTTCAACACAATTTCCTGCCCTTGGCACCACAACCTGACCGCCTCAGTTTGCTCGTTTCGGGCCGCCAAAGCGTTGCGTCATAATCCCGGCAGCCGCCATGCCATTTCCAGTTTTCGCTGGCCGGGATCGGAACAGTTTAAATGGCATTCACAGCAATTGATGGATCTGGGTTTTATGGAACCGGGGCAGTGGTTTTAAGCCAAGTGCTAAGACTTGCGGCGCAGCCGAATAACCACATCGACTTTAGCAATTTCCGCCCCCTCTGGTGCGTCAGGCAGTGCCAAGATTTTTAATTGGTCTGCCGGGGCGTCCACCAACTCGGCGCTGTCTTCCCAATAAAAATGTGGATGATCCGTCATATTGGTGTCGAAATAGCTTTTCGCGCCATCCACAGTAATTTCACGCATCAAACCCGCATCACAAAAGGCCCGCAGAGTATTATAGACCGTAGCCAAAGAGACCTTATCTGCGTGATCATTGCTCGCGGCAAACAGGCTTTCGGCGGTTACATGCCGATTTTTGCCATCTCCGATCAAGCGCCGCGCCAAAATCACCCGCTGCCGCGTTGGACGCAACCCGCCCTTGGCCAACCATTGGTCGACGAGCCGATAAGTTTCAACCTGAGCGTTTGTGTGATCCATGGGCCCAATATGACGCCTTGGGACTAATTTTCAATGGCAAAAGTTCAAAATATCAGCCAGCATAGTGAAATCATAAGGCCCAGGCGGCCTTGCCTCATGCCCTCAGACGTATATAGAGCTGTAAGCAAAACCGTTACACTAAAGCAGGAGCCCAATATGCCATCAGATTTTCCGACCTCTTTCGACAAAGACGGTCTTTTGAAATGCGCCCGTGGTGAGCTCTTCGGCCAGGGCAATGCGCAATTGCCCGAACCGCCAATGTTGATGATGGACCGCGTGACGGAGATCAGCAGCGATGGTGGTCTGCACGGCAAGGGGCATGTCATTGCCGAATTCGACATTCATCCTGAGCTTTGGTTTTTTAAGTGCCACTTCCCGGGCGACCCGGTTATGCCCGGCTGTCTGGGGCTGGATGCGCTGTGGCAGTTGACCGGATTTAACTTAGGCTGGCGCGGCATGCCGGGGCGCGGACGGGCCTTGGGTGTTGGCGAGGTGAAATTCACGGATATGGTCACCCCAGAAGTCAAAATGATCACCTATCATGTTGACTTCACGCGTGTTATCGATCGCAAGCTGAAACTGGGCATGGCGGACGGCCGCATGTTTGCAGATGGCAAAGAAATTTATACAACAGCCAACATGAAAGTTGGCTTGTTCACCGATTAAACTAAGGGGATCACATGCGCCGTGTAGTCATCACAGGCCTGGGTATTGTCTCACCCATTGGCAATAATTTCGACGAAGTGACCGATGCGCTGAAGGCGGGTCGGTCTGGGATTGCTTTTGAACCAGAATATGCAGAGAACGGCTTTCGCAGCCGGGTTGCAGGCATTCCTAAAATCAACCCTGCTGATCATATAGATAAGCGCCACATGCGCTTTATGGGCACGGGTGCAGGCTACAACTATCTGGCCATGGAGCAGGCAATTGCCGATTCCGGCCTTGAGGAAAATGAAGTCTCAAATGTCCGCACCGGGTTGATCATGGGCTCTGGTGGCCCTTCGACCGCGAATTTTCACGCGGCCTTTGATGTGGTGAAAAACCGCGGTGGACCAAAACGCATGGGCCCCTTCATGGTGACGCGCTGCATGAGCTCTGCCCATTCTGCGACTCTGGCCACGCCTTTTAGGATCAAAGGCTTGAACTACTCCATCACCTCCGCCTGCGCCACTTCGGCCCATTGCATCGGCAATGCGATGGAGCAAATTCAGCTCGGCAAACAAGATGTGGTCTTTGCGGGCGGTGGCGAAGAGGTGCATTGGTCCCTCTCCTGCCTGTTTGATGCGATGAACGCGATGTCATCGAAGTACAACGATACGCCTGAGACGGCCTCACGCCCCTATGATGCCAACCGCGATGGGTTTGTGATCGCCGGCGGCGGCGGTGTCTTGGTGCTCGAAGAATTGGAACATGCCAAAGCACGCGGCGCAAAAATCTACGCGGAGCTGACCGGCTATGGCGCCACCTCTGACGGGGCCGACATGGTGGCCCCCTCCGGTGAAGGTGGCGAGCGCTCCATGCGTCAAGCTCTAGCCATGTTGGATCCCGACCGAAAGGTGAGCTACATCAACGCCCATGGCACCTCGACACCAGCTGGCGATGTGACCGAAGTGCAGGCCGTGCGTAATATTTTTGGTCAAGGATCAACTCCGCCGATCTCCTCGACCAAATCCTTGACAGGGCATTCTTTGGGCGCAACCTCGGTTCACGAAGCGATCTACTCGCTCTCGATGATGCAAAATAGCTTCATTTCAGCCTCTGCAAACGTGCAAGAGCTCGATCCGGCGCTGGATGCCTCAGAGATTGTCACCACACGGCAAGACGATGTCGAGCTTGATACAATTCTTTCCAACAGCTTTGGCTTTGGTGGCACAAATGCGACCTTAATCATGAGCAAATTTAACGGATAAAATCATGGCAGAACTTCTTAAAGGAAAACGCGGTCTGATCACCGGAATTGCAAATGATCGCTCCATTGCTTGGGGCATCGCGGAGGCTATGAAGGCCGAGGGTGCAGAATTGGCCTTTGGCGTGCAAATGGATGTCTTTGGTGAGAAAGTCAAACCTTTGGCGGCCAATATGGGTGTGGATCTTGTGCTGGATTATAACGTGCAAGACGATGCCAGCACGCAAGCGGCCTTTGACACATTGGCCGATAAATGGGGCGGGCTGGATTTCGCTGTGCATGCCATCGCCTATTCCGACAAGAGCGAATTGACCGGACGGTTCATCAATACCAGCCGCGAAAACTTCAAAAGCTCTCTAGAAATCTCGGCCTATTCCTTCATCGACATGGCCAAGAAAGCTGAGCCATTGATGAAAGATGGCGGCACTTTGATCACGTTGACCTATCAGGGCAGCCGCAAGGCCACCCCTTGGTATAACGTCATGGGCGTGGCGAAAGCGGCGCTGGAATCGGCAGTGGTCTATC
This window encodes:
- a CDS encoding (d)CMP kinase codes for the protein MSAEQAKSTPRKPSCASAAFTIAIDGPAAAGKGSISRAIAAHFDLAHLDTGLLYRAVGAQVLTGSDPLRAAQNLTADDLQGDSLRSAEVARAASDVAVMPEVRAELLEFQRRFARREGGAVLDGRDIGTVIVPQAEVKLFVTAAAEVRAERRFKELLASGAETTFEQVLQDVIARDARDSSRATAPMVAAQDAVLIDTSDLTLSAAIAQAIAAIEKDFPNEKP
- the aroA gene encoding 3-phosphoshikimate 1-carboxyvinyltransferase, producing MSGHGAALPMTSHKSGPLRGQADVPGDKSISHRSLILGALSLGETRIQGLLEGDDVLDTGKAMQAFGAEVINHGGGAWSVHGVGVGGFAEPDHVIDCGNSGTGVRLIMGAMATSPIAATFTGDGSLNKRPMGRVTDPLALFGAQSYGRSEGRLPLTLIGAAQALPVRYEVPMPSAQVKSAVLLAGLNAPGQTVVIEKEATRDHTERMLVGFGAELTVEQTDAGRVITLTGQPELRPQDIIVPRDPSSAAFPVCAALIVEGSDVLVPNIGLNPTRAGLFYTLQEMGADLTFENMREEGGEPVADLRAKYSPDMQGIAVPPERAASMIDEYPILSVVASFAHGVTRMHGVKELRVKESDRIEAMATGLRAAGVTVQDGPDWWHVHGLGGAVKGGALAATHLDHRIAMSFLILGMGAREGMSIDDGGPVATSFPIFEPLMAALGASIARTSE
- a CDS encoding aldo/keto reductase, yielding MKNRSFPHSGATTSRLGIGAMSFSNFYGEVSREEVFAILDAARDQGVSHIDTASVYGMGGSERHIGAYLAENPQARSFFHIASKGGITDRKDPNRLFNNEAAYLTEQLDNSLERLGVECIDLYYIHRRDPSVPIEEVTETLAGFIKLGKIGGFGYSEISPTSLRAAHAVHPVAALQSEYSLSTRTPELGILQTCADLGTTFVAFSPVGRSLLTDAPHGREAVQSMPFLANNPRFMEPNLSMNIKAAAGFRALAAQMGLTAAGLAIAWCLAKGDHILPIPGTRNLDHFKALVAGANYGLSAEELAAVEAALPMGWINGDRYSEAQWAGPERYA
- the metK gene encoding methionine adenosyltransferase, coding for MARSNYIFTSESVSEGHPDKLCDRISDAVLDAFLTEEPEARVAAETFATTNRIVIGGEVGLSDKAKLSHHMGQIEQIARDCIKDIGYEQDKFHWKTVEVTNLLHEQSAHIAQGVDAGADKDEGAGDQGIMFGYATTETPELMPAPIQYSHAILRRLAEVRKDGSAPDLGPDAKSQLSLRYENGKPVEIMSIVLSTQHRSEDQDSAYIRGIVEPYIREVVPAEWLTANTEWWVNPTGTFVIGGPDGDAGLTGRKIIVDTYGGAAPHGGGAFSGKDPTKVDRSAAYAARYLAKNIVAAGMAERCSLQLSYAIGVSKPLSIYVDTYGTGQLAEEAIERAVAQSMDLTPRGIREHLGLNKPIYQRTAAYGHFGRAPEADGGFSWEKTDLVEALKKAV
- the trmB gene encoding tRNA (guanosine(46)-N7)-methyltransferase TrmB; amino-acid sequence: MEHRNFYGRIKGKALNAAQERYLQEDLPKLSVAGISRADNPERHLLDMQQVAAGKPLWLEIGFGGGEHLVHQALANPEVQFLGVEPYVNGVAMLLGKMRKAGVRNIKLHMGDARDLMDVLPDGSVSKAFLLYPDPWPKLRHHRRRFVTPEHLEPLSRCLMAGAEFRVATDIEDYVRQTLQEVPKAGFDWLAEGPEDWRMPWHDWISTRYEQKALREARRPHYLTFQKS